In the genome of Nocardiopsis composta, one region contains:
- a CDS encoding methyltransferase domain-containing protein, with the protein MTENAPDSSKVADAYDEITTVVAKLWNGNLHYGYWDDENDQSTFGQALDRMTDEVISRLDPRPGQRILDVGCGTGSPALRLARRQEVEIVGISISPRQIEVAAEGAREAGVDDRVRYEVADAMSLPYPDDSFDGVMALESMVHMPDKVQVLREIARVLRPGGRVSIADLTVHEVSAQERYNSAGASSTEETYTMARFDEYGDLLEKAGLIPIEITDAMQNTRRSIRYFIEGALSCRDEYVKAIGVKEFEKRVEEARKIEHTPELGYALVSARNPD; encoded by the coding sequence ATGACGGAGAACGCCCCGGACAGCTCCAAGGTCGCCGACGCCTACGACGAGATCACCACTGTCGTGGCCAAGCTGTGGAACGGCAATCTCCACTACGGTTACTGGGACGACGAGAACGACCAGAGCACCTTCGGCCAGGCCCTGGACAGGATGACGGACGAGGTCATCTCACGCCTCGACCCGCGCCCCGGACAGCGCATCCTCGACGTCGGCTGCGGAACCGGCTCCCCGGCCCTGCGCCTCGCACGCCGACAGGAGGTGGAGATCGTCGGGATCTCGATCAGCCCGCGCCAGATCGAGGTCGCCGCCGAAGGCGCCCGCGAGGCCGGAGTGGACGACCGGGTGCGCTACGAGGTGGCCGACGCGATGTCGCTCCCCTACCCCGACGATTCGTTCGACGGCGTGATGGCCCTGGAATCGATGGTCCACATGCCGGACAAGGTCCAGGTACTGCGCGAGATCGCCCGCGTCCTGCGCCCCGGGGGCCGAGTGTCCATCGCAGACCTGACCGTGCACGAGGTCTCTGCGCAGGAACGCTACAACTCCGCCGGCGCCTCCTCGACCGAGGAGACCTACACCATGGCGAGGTTCGACGAGTACGGCGACCTTCTTGAGAAGGCCGGGCTGATCCCCATCGAGATCACGGACGCCATGCAGAACACGCGGCGCTCGATCCGCTACTTCATCGAAGGGGCGCTCTCCTGCCGCGATGAGTACGTGAAGGCGATCGGCGTCAAGGAGTTCGAAAAGCGCGTCGAAGAGGCACGCAAGATCGAACACACCCCGGAGCTCGGCTACGCCTTGGTCTCTGCCCGCAACCCCGACTAG
- a CDS encoding GNAT family N-acetyltransferase — translation MPDGTGRSGDRLVARRLDADEVGEFHDVAATVFFSRPGPEERRRYLDRFGAERFHGVFHRERLVGGGGAFARTITLPGGRQCPAAAMTGMSIAAPYRRRGGLTALVRAQLEETYRQGEQPISILLASESGIYRRFGYGTATRQARIRVPGQAAFRPGLDTDGLVDEVDCAPDDPRLLLPYKEVSAQRTGWLQRDHRHWAQILGTDAPGDRPRFAVHPQGYAVYRVTPAFDDLGAACTVTVAELVAATPQAYRSLWRHILDLDLVAEIAVESVAPDEPLLDLLSDLRAPRPQIRDNLWVRVVDLERALRARRYARPVEAVLEIADRFCPWNQGRWRLRVESDGTANAHPVTASPHLRMDIADLGALLMGGTRLGALAAAGTVDIVDHGVARALSAAFLEDREPHCPEIF, via the coding sequence ATGCCGGACGGCACCGGCCGGAGCGGCGATCGGCTGGTCGCACGCAGGCTCGACGCCGATGAGGTCGGAGAATTCCACGACGTCGCTGCCACCGTGTTCTTCAGCCGCCCCGGCCCCGAGGAGCGCCGGCGCTACCTGGACCGGTTCGGGGCCGAGCGCTTCCACGGTGTCTTTCACCGTGAACGGCTGGTCGGCGGCGGAGGCGCATTCGCCCGCACCATCACACTGCCCGGAGGGCGACAGTGCCCGGCCGCGGCCATGACCGGCATGTCGATCGCCGCCCCCTACCGTCGCCGCGGCGGACTCACCGCGCTGGTACGCGCGCAGCTGGAGGAGACCTACCGGCAGGGCGAGCAGCCCATCAGCATCCTGCTCGCTTCGGAAAGCGGCATCTACCGGCGTTTCGGTTACGGGACCGCCACGCGCCAGGCACGGATCCGGGTGCCCGGCCAGGCGGCGTTCCGGCCGGGCCTGGACACCGACGGCCTCGTCGACGAGGTGGACTGCGCACCGGATGACCCCCGCCTGCTCCTGCCCTATAAGGAGGTGTCCGCCCAACGGACCGGATGGCTGCAGCGCGACCACCGGCACTGGGCGCAGATCCTCGGCACCGACGCCCCCGGCGACCGCCCCCGGTTCGCCGTGCACCCGCAGGGCTACGCGGTATACCGGGTCACCCCCGCGTTCGACGACCTCGGCGCGGCCTGCACGGTCACGGTGGCGGAGCTGGTCGCGGCCACCCCCCAGGCCTACCGGTCCCTGTGGCGCCACATCCTCGACCTGGACCTGGTGGCCGAGATCGCGGTGGAATCAGTGGCGCCCGACGAACCCCTCCTCGACCTGCTCTCCGACCTCCGCGCGCCCCGACCCCAGATCCGTGACAACCTCTGGGTGCGCGTGGTCGACCTGGAGCGCGCACTGCGCGCCCGGCGCTACGCCCGCCCCGTCGAGGCGGTACTGGAGATCGCCGACCGCTTCTGTCCGTGGAACCAGGGCCGGTGGCGCCTGAGAGTCGAATCGGACGGGACCGCGAACGCCCACCCTGTCACCGCCTCCCCCCACCTACGGATGGACATCGCCGACCTCGGCGCCCTCCTGATGGGCGGCACCCGGCTGGGGGCCCTGGCCGCGGCCGGCACGGTCGACATCGTCGACCACGGCGTCGCCCGCGCCCTGTCCGCCGCGTTCCTGGAGGACCGGGAACCGCACTGCCCAGAGATCTTCTAG
- a CDS encoding MbtH family protein, with translation MSAFLSDDPDHPCTVVVNEAGDHSLWPQSRDMPPGWRAAGFSGTRAECLAHIEALHAPVPGVSPS, from the coding sequence ATGTCCGCCTTCCTGTCGGATGACCCGGACCACCCCTGCACCGTGGTGGTGAACGAGGCCGGAGACCACTCGCTGTGGCCCCAGAGCCGCGATATGCCTCCGGGCTGGCGCGCCGCGGGCTTCTCCGGGACCAGAGCGGAATGCCTCGCCCACATCGAAGCGCTCCATGCCCCTGTTCCCGGGGTCTCCCCCTCCTGA
- a CDS encoding O-methyltransferase produces the protein MNISEIFSPKLHEYLVEHSTPPVSVLQELAAENERRYPDSVIMQIGPEQGRFMTLLAQLSGTRDIIEIGTFTGYSSLCLALGIPDDGTILTCDIDEEWASMARRYWEKAGVAHKIASRIGPAADTLRALPADPMFDMAFIDADKQSYIDYWNEIVPRIRPGGLILADNTLYAGEVVDPTKTSDAVQGIRGFNDHALADERVELVLLSVGDGLTLARKKN, from the coding sequence ATGAACATCTCCGAGATCTTCAGCCCGAAGCTCCACGAATACCTGGTCGAACACAGTACTCCGCCGGTCTCGGTACTGCAGGAACTCGCCGCGGAGAACGAGCGCCGCTACCCGGACTCGGTCATCATGCAGATCGGCCCGGAACAGGGGAGGTTCATGACCCTCCTCGCCCAGTTGTCCGGAACCCGCGACATCATCGAGATCGGCACGTTCACCGGCTACTCGTCCCTGTGCCTGGCCCTCGGGATCCCAGACGACGGCACCATCCTGACCTGCGACATCGACGAAGAGTGGGCTTCAATGGCCCGCCGCTACTGGGAGAAGGCCGGCGTGGCGCACAAGATCGCCTCGCGCATCGGCCCCGCCGCGGACACCCTGCGCGCTCTGCCCGCCGACCCAATGTTCGACATGGCCTTCATCGACGCCGATAAGCAGAGCTACATCGACTACTGGAACGAAATCGTTCCGCGCATCCGCCCCGGAGGCCTCATCCTGGCCGACAACACCCTTTACGCCGGCGAGGTCGTCGACCCCACCAAGACCTCCGACGCCGTCCAGGGAATCCGCGGCTTCAACGACCACGCCCTGGCCGATGAGCGTGTCGAACTTGTGCTGCTGTCCGTGGGCGACGGCCTCACCCTCGCCCGTAAGAAGAACTGA
- a CDS encoding amino acid adenylation domain-containing protein, translating to MLLGQPSTSLHGRLWQVARSRPDAAAVCDDSRALTYAQLKQQALALASALNDAGVPPGGLVGLRLPRGVDIAVGIIGILAHGSAYVPIDPQYPNERQTYIEEDARLSTIVEWDDGDGAPRVVHTGRAPHAKEDVAEGAAYVIYTSGSTGDPKGVIVGHRQVLAMLDAARPIIAPAPGDVWTLFHSPSFDFSVWELWGALLSGGRLIMVSTETTHDPVRFLDLIRTEGVSVLNQVPTEFGYLVSALEGDPAPLPALRRVFLGGEAVNLETVARWKQTGAAPQARMHNLYGLTETAVVVSSCPLDPPPPTADPGRTPIGQPLPHLRVRLVDDTLKEVPEGEPGEILVSGAGLASGYLNRPETTARRFVTVEGEEAYRTGDWATRDGSTLYYLGRRDRQVQLRGHRVELGEIEAALRRHPRVEECAVVDVLSPLGEPMLAAHFVAAPENEPSAGELRAFLQERLPRQMVPALFRRQAAMPISGTGKTDLEALRKTT from the coding sequence ATGCTTCTCGGACAGCCCTCGACAAGCCTGCACGGCAGACTCTGGCAGGTCGCGCGTAGTCGTCCGGACGCGGCGGCGGTCTGCGACGACTCGCGGGCACTGACCTATGCCCAACTGAAGCAGCAGGCGCTGGCCCTGGCCTCCGCGCTGAACGACGCCGGGGTGCCGCCCGGCGGCCTGGTCGGCCTGCGCCTGCCCCGCGGAGTCGACATCGCAGTGGGGATCATCGGCATCCTGGCGCACGGATCCGCCTACGTCCCGATCGATCCGCAGTACCCGAACGAACGGCAGACCTACATCGAAGAGGACGCCCGACTCTCGACCATCGTGGAATGGGACGACGGCGACGGCGCCCCCCGCGTGGTTCACACCGGCCGGGCGCCCCACGCGAAGGAGGATGTCGCCGAAGGGGCCGCCTACGTCATCTACACCTCCGGGTCCACAGGAGATCCCAAGGGGGTGATCGTCGGCCACCGCCAGGTCCTGGCGATGCTCGACGCGGCACGTCCGATCATCGCCCCCGCCCCCGGCGACGTGTGGACGCTCTTCCACTCCCCCTCCTTCGACTTCAGCGTCTGGGAGCTGTGGGGGGCCTTGCTGAGCGGGGGCCGGCTGATCATGGTCTCCACCGAGACGACGCACGACCCCGTGCGCTTCCTCGACCTGATCCGGACCGAAGGGGTCAGCGTCCTCAACCAGGTGCCCACCGAATTCGGCTACCTCGTATCCGCTCTGGAGGGCGACCCCGCTCCGCTGCCCGCACTGCGCCGCGTCTTCCTCGGCGGGGAGGCCGTGAACCTGGAGACCGTCGCTCGCTGGAAGCAGACCGGCGCCGCGCCGCAGGCCCGAATGCACAACCTCTACGGCCTCACCGAGACCGCGGTCGTCGTCAGCAGCTGCCCGCTCGACCCCCCGCCCCCCACCGCCGATCCAGGACGCACCCCCATCGGGCAGCCGCTGCCGCACCTGCGGGTTCGCCTCGTCGACGACACGCTGAAAGAGGTCCCCGAAGGGGAACCGGGCGAGATCCTGGTGTCGGGGGCGGGGCTGGCGTCCGGCTACCTGAACCGGCCCGAGACCACGGCGCGACGGTTCGTGACGGTCGAAGGAGAAGAGGCCTACCGCACCGGAGACTGGGCGACGAGGGACGGCTCCACGCTCTACTACCTCGGACGCCGCGACCGCCAGGTCCAACTGCGCGGACACAGGGTCGAGCTGGGGGAGATCGAGGCGGCCCTGCGCAGACATCCCCGAGTCGAGGAGTGCGCGGTAGTCGACGTCCTCAGCCCTCTGGGCGAGCCCATGCTTGCGGCGCACTTCGTCGCGGCTCCGGAAAACGAGCCCTCGGCAGGAGAACTCCGCGCCTTCCTCCAAGAACGCCTCCCCCGGCAGATGGTCCCCGCGCTGTTCCGCCGACAGGCGGCCATGCCCATCAGCGGCACCGGGAAAACCGACCTGGAAGCACTGCGAAAAACGACCTGA